The Epinephelus lanceolatus isolate andai-2023 chromosome 12, ASM4190304v1, whole genome shotgun sequence genome segment TAAAAGCTGTGAGAGATATGTAAGATTGGTTTGTGGAAAACTATTtgtccattttttcttcttgagtTTGTCCATGAGGTGAACAGTGATGACGGCAGACACCATGATGATCAGACCAACAGAGAACACcactgtcttcaccaggctcACAGAGATACCAGGAGAGAGACACTCTGAATCTGgagaacaacaaaacaggtGGTGACACAACAGATCCAGACTGTGACACTGCAGCACAACAGGAGTGGAAGGAATAATCAGTTTTACAATAATGGAGACAAATAGCACATTCTATGCCAAACATGGAAAAACTCCATTAGCAcatatatttagatttttttttacagatttattGAATTCAatatttaattcaattaaattttatttatatagcaccaaaTCATACAGTAACAACTATCTCAGGACCAGGGCTGTTAACAATGCATTATTTGTGTGCTGCTATTTTTGCTGCTGCCTGTCTTACAGAGGCTATAGATGGCTGAATTTAGGGTGATGATACTGGGATCACATGAAACTAGAAGCCCTAAGGAATCCAGTGGTACTAATCATATTAGCTTCTCAGGAAGGGGGCTTGATAagctccaaagttaggctacaTTTTGGCGAGGAACAAACAGCATGGCCGTTTTTACAGAGGTCCCctgacctctcacctcaagatatctaaATGAAAATGGTTCTGTGGGTACACACAGGTCTCCCCTTTGCAGGCATGTCCATTTGATATTAGTCCCATACAGTTCTGGGTGCAAACTATGCACTTTTTTGTGTGcaatttttttcattacagATTTGTGATTAGAAAAActtgacacacagtgctgagctgcatcCCAAATTAATCTTCAGGAGTCCAGTTTTCAGGTGATATATGGTAAAACTTCAGTTGacagcccgggctattatttgcttaaatcactgaaatcaacagttTTGTATTTGGGGCAGGTGTCTCTATGGGACAGGCCGTAATTTCCGTTTTTACACAACTGTTAATAAGAAAAGATGAGGAAATGAAATCAAATTGTGTATAAAAAACAGTATTGTAATATTATAAAATTGTAATTCATTTGATTCCCAATGAAGATACACTGGTAAGAATTGTTGTTAATATGGACCTTTAAGAAATAGtttgaaatgcaaaattatGGAATTTCAAACCTGGGATAAAAAGTGTGATTAATTGTGATAAACTTTTGAAATTCGGTGAttaattacaatttaaaaaattaatcatTTCACAGCCCTACTCAGGACACATTTCATATAGAGGTGGTCACCATAGTCTTTCAGAGATCCAACAATTTAAATAAGTTTCCACTAAGAGCAagcacttatttatttatttattttactgttatattattgttttttttctgttattgctttaaataacatttttgtacttagtttttatttgtatttcccTTCTGTCCCTTGACAGGATGGTTTAATCATATTCAGAACTTATTTATTGCATATTTtccttaaaagaaaagaaaaaaaaaagttacatccTCTAAGTTTAATCGAACTCCAAACTGTAGGTTAATATCAGCGACTCAATTTGGCTTTCAGTCCTACCAGCATGTTGGGGGCAGAAATCTTCAATATTCTTGATGTCCTTAGTCCAGCTGACCTGGTTGCTATGGTTACAGATGACTGAGCCATTCAGGTCAAGGTAGACCTGGAGAGAGGCACCAGAGGTTGTGACTTTTGATTGCTCTcctccctcctgactgcaggTCTGGGTTTCACATCTAAAAGTGCTGTTGATGTGAGAGTCCTGTGTTCTGCAGGTCACAGTGACGTTACAGGAGTTTGAGCTGTTGGACACAGAGTCCACTGTCAGGTCAACTGGAGACACTGGATCTGAGGAGGGAAACAGCAGGTGTGAAGAGTTTTAGAAATATGATATAAGAAACTCTATCAGTGTCTAAAATGTTCACACACCAACCTTGGACTGTGACGTTGTATTCAGCCAGTATTTGGTCTCCTTCAATCCTTGACACTCGTGCAGTATAAACTCCACTGTCTATATGTTGCAGATTCTTCAGATTCACAGAGTAgtttttcacaggaaacttGAGTCTTCCAGTGTAATTAAGAGAGACTACTGGATCTCTTCCATGTGCAAATCTCACTAAAATGGCTGTTTTCTTAAAGTTCCACTCAACGAAAAGAAAATCCTTAAGACCATCAGCATTTATGACCTCCAGAAGCACATCCCCTCCCTTCTTCACAAACACAGGAGTCACAGCACTGGACCCTGTAAAAACAGTAGACACATCATACAATAAAAATCtctcacaatatttttgtttttatttgtcagtaCTGAATGATACGTAACTTATGAACTTCATTTCTGACATATTGGATCATCATTTAAATACAATGGAAAATGCTTCATATTTGACCCTGTGGCCTTCACATATACAAAATAAAGAGGTGAAGTACCTCCACTTAAACATGCCTTTTATTAGGTATGTTCAAGATTTTGCTTGAAGTGAACAGACATGTAATacaacaaatatttcaccatcctTCTCCCAACTATggctactactactaataactCCTTGCCCTAAGATAGAGGTCTAACTAAGCCCAGTGAGAGTAATATGTTATTAAAGttgttaattttctttttcactcCTCAGAGTCTTTCCATTTAGTCTTCTCTGAAAATTAGAGACCTTTCTTCAACCGTGTCTTCATTTTTATCCCACCACTATTGTTCAGCATCCTGATCCTTTGCACCTTCTGTCCATGTGCCAAAGTGGCCTAGAGCGAGAACCCCAGAGTGTTCTCAGTGAGTGAATATGAGAGAAAAATATAAGACATTTGGGACAAATCCATCTGTCATGTTAATGTACTACATCAAGAATGCTCAGAAAGCTCCACATCATAATATTTACTTCATGTATTTTTTGAATAAAGATGTCTGTcagtattttcttcttctttaaacTTTGCCTATGTTAATTTTTAATCCAGAGGCCTTGACTTCTAAACCTGGGCATTTGAAATTAGGGAACTTGTTTAcggctttttttttctgagaaccagattgtttttatgttaataAGCTGAATCCCTGTTGACAGTAAGAAGTGAAAAGTTTTACTCCACATCAACTAACTTGACAAAACCCCTTCAGGCCCTCAGTGATGTAGTTTGAGACCTAAATATATTAAGACTGTTTTTAAAACCTGCACAGTGAAGCAGGGCATACTCACTGTCATGAAATCACTCAACGCTGTGTTTCCTTCCTTTCTTAGAAACTTAGAAACCAGTCCCTCTCCATAGATATGTCatcactttttaatgttttgcatGGTTATACAATCAAAGGAAGGATCATTAATCTCCTCTTCTCAACTGCTCTGACAAAATAGCACATTCAATCAGATAGCACATATGTGTTGCCAATAATAAGATACAATCTGAAGTAACTTTATGATGTTCAGTTAACTGATCACAATAAAGAAGCCTAACATATCTGTTGACAGTATTTCAGTAGTTTTATCTACCTTGTGCCTCTGTGCAGACCAGCAGCCCCAGTATCACAAAGACAGACATCACAGAGTCTCTGTCAGTGTCCCTGTCTGACTACACAATgcaataatgtgtgtgttctgttttgctctgacaaacacacaccacaggGTTGAAGCCTTGTCACAGTTGTGTTCTTCCACTCAAAACCACATAACCTCGCTCATGATGTGAGCAAATGAACTTCTCCTTTCAGAGTTTCTCTCTGAGCTGTTTTACTGCTTGACATCTGTTGTGAAAGACTGAAATGATGTATTTCAAACCTTTGTCAGGaaagcaaagacaaagaaaagatgaTAAACAAGAGTACTATTATAGTTTAACTGATCCTACAGGTCTCTTTGAAATAATTTGAATAgtattttgtttatatttgatttatttgctTAGAGGAGCCAGTTTTGTGTGTTGCACCAGAGTTAGCTTAGGGACAGTTTTCAACATCATGTCATTTGATTGGAATTAAACAGGACAAAACATGAGGAGACAAAGTGGGAAAGAAAAATGTTACAGTTGCATCAATATGCTCCAATACAGGATGCATAAGGGTCAATATGAATGCAACATGGTTTTGTGCAAAGATCCTCAGTCACCTTTTCCAGAATAAATGTATGTCTTAAAGTGGCCGATGGCAAAAAAGAGTCAAACCTTTGTCACAGATGTTTCTCCTGTCAAAACCACATAAACATTCACCATGTTACCTTGTTTATGGTGTAAAGAAACTGATGTCTCTTTTCAACGTTCCTTCCTGAGCTCTTTTTTTACTGCTTGACATCTGTTGATTAAGactaaaattatttaattcaaCCCTTTGTTAAGGAAGGATTATATTTATGTTCTCTTTATTCATTAAAGAGGAACTAGTTAAGAGGAACTTGTGAGggatcattttcatttttggaccCATGGCCAAAGATTattggaaagaaaagaaaaaaaggcacgAGGAATCAAAAGAAGGAAAATACATGACAACTGCATCAACAGACTACAGTAcataaaaactacaaaaaaaacagtgtgtttgCTGCAGTAGTTCAGGTTTTGCTTACTTAAATACCTGAACTCATCACTGGTGACTCACTGCACTGAAAAAAATACCACTTCCTTTCATGTAGCTCTATATTTAACACCTCTTGCATTTTCACAGAACTCAGTATGCATAAACCAAAGATACCTGTGGTAACTATAAATGTTGTCACTTAAAACAGACACTGTGTGTCAAAGAAAAAGGAACCTGCCAAAGCACTTCTACACAGTAATTATTCTCCGCTACACAACAGGAACACAGTTTAAAGAAAACCaaccaaaagtaaaaaacaGACAGTGTTCTGTTGTTAATGCAGACATATTTGACCTGATCTTTTCAGCACTTTGCACCAGTGGTATAATGCAGAACACATAAGAATATAGTTTGCTCCACGCTGATCTAAAGACCAACATTGATACATTAGTCATCAGGCTTCTCTTCAGTGCTTAACACTGAAAAGTCTGTGTTGTTCCGTTTTGCAAGAACAAGGCGATTTGGCTTgtggtcttcatcagggtcatCAGGGTCTTGCAGTAAAATTGTTCTAAATACaacaagtgttgctggagtttcAACACCTTTGATTTATTTCCCTGGAGGGTGAAGTCGAGCAGATACCTTCACCCTGCCTATAAATTAGCTGATTTGGTGACTTTTGGAAGGCTGGTTGTTTGAACTGACCTGTGTCGCTGTGATCTCATGTTTTGAAACGCTGAGTCTTCCATCTGCACAACAAACTTACCCTTGAACCTTTGCAAGATGAGACACTACAGTGACACACTCTCAGTTATGTTGCATGACTTAAACCAGACATACGTTTCTAAtctgacttttgtttttcttaacaGATCCTGAACAACACTCCAACAATGCTACTGTCCTTGTGGTTGCGATCCTTGTTCCAGTTCTCATTCTCCTCATCATTGTTGTTCTGCCATTTCTTTATCGTccaaagagaggaaaaagtaAGTCAAACTGTGCATACCAGAGTTTATTGTAGACAATGAGACAGTCTAAAGATTGGAGCAGTCTTTATGCTTTATGTCATTCATTCTCAGCATCCTGTTTGCCAAAGTACATTTTTTGATTCAACCACTAGGAGTCACCAACATCACAAAATATCCAGCCCTACACATAGAGGCTTTTaagtgtgctgctgtgtgaatataCAGTAATGTAGACACACCCAAAATCTGACTCGATGTTACTGCAGCTCaaataatgtaaatgtaatgcagTCAGTAGCAGAAAAGATCAAGCTGTCAGAATGAAATGTAAATCAAAGCAAATCAACATGTATTTTGCAGATAAAAAAGAGAGCATGGAAAATACAGTATATGAAGATCCCCAAGtaagcttttttaaaaacatcactttCCCAAATTTGCCTGACACAGGAACAGAGTTTTAGATTGTGAGCAATTAAATAATAAAGTCTGGATTTTAGGAAATGGGCAACATTTGGAAATGTTTTCCAAATCAAAAACTGGAGCCTCAAATACTTctgttagcctgttagctatcCCTATGCACACCAATGTACATTCTCCTGACAAGGTGGTCTGTTTACTGTATAATACCTGTCACTTCTCACTCTGCATCTATCTGCTGTTCCAGGTTCTGCTGCTTGTTCCTACCTGCTACATGCACACATCACTGGTTGTACTGCTTGCTTGTGCTCAGATGTAGTGGTTTGGACCCAATGATCCTGATACACTAGGATCCATCTATCCAGACCTGCTGCTGAAGTCTCGTCTGGCAATTTGTCCACTAACACCAGACTGTGTTTCTTTATGCTGCGTATGTgttgtttgcttgtgttttattAGAGTTTTTCCAGCCTTTTGATGCATTGTTAGAATCAAAAGTACAATTTGCTTCCATTTTTTGGCAAACACCAGTTATTTTAGGTTTTGTGTGACTTCCTAGTGAACCAAAAGTGTGTTTCTGCATTTTCTCACACAGTACATATTGAGAGCAGAAGAGTCTCAAGTGAAAGCTGCACTCAGTGTTTAATATTTTTGCAAACATAATTTTCATTCTTAGAACAAATCTAGCAAAGGAGAAGACTGTAGTTCGCAGTGCCTTTTTCTAAATGCAGTGTTCTTTATGTCATGTCAAAGTGCTCTCTGTGTTTTCtacatgtgcttttgtttaaaCTGCAGTGTTCTGGGCTGTTGCAGCCAAGCGGTTCATTTGTACTTAACTACGGATTATTTTCAGATACAGTGAGACAACTTATTCTGCTCTTGTTAATCACAcctaaatatgtattttatagCAATTGCATGCATTTTAGAAAGAAATGAACTGAAATGTTATGAAAAACAGGCTCATTACTTTTGGAGTTAATGACACAAAAGTCtttagtttttgaaaaaatCATAAGTGCTGCTGTTTATTGTAGTGAGACTACTTCAAATTAATACAGCAATATAGCATCATTATAGGTAAGgtgtaatgtaaaaacaaagcaaCCAATGCTAAAAAGGTTGTATGATTTATTTTCCAGATTGCAGCTACAGCCCAAACACCATATCAGAGACCAACACGTGATGTTTCAGAGCTTTCTTCCACATACTGCACGGTGGGGCCTCACACTGGAACTGTGAGATCCACAGAGACTAGAGGCACACCTCTGCCAGAGAGCCTGTATGCTCAGGTGGAAAAGCCGGCCAAGcccttaaaaaaataatcaggaATTGTATTTCACAATCTGCACTTGCCACAATTTCTAGTTTGTATTTAAATGTTGCCCAAGCTGTCGATGTTTGCGTTTACCTGACCTGCACCGGTATGAATAGACTGTAAAACAATGCATCCCACACATTCAGAAGTTGCTCTCTGTATCAGCTCAGCCAGAGAGAGACTCTCATGTTCAACAGGCCCCAAAATGTGGAAACATTTGAAGGAGTTTTGGGTGTGTGCACTGGTGAGGACATTTCCTTTGAATGACTGAAGCACCATCTTGGAACACTGTTGTCAATAATTCTCCGATACATTCAAGATCAATTTGGAAAAAGTGAGAAAAAGTGAACAAATTTATTGCTTAAAAGCCTTTATTAATTCAGAAAATTACAAAACATATAAGATGAGTATATAGCTTTAATGATAATTGTCCTATGATGCTGCATCTACCACAAACTGCTTTCACTAAAATAATAAGACATGCTTGAACAAATAATGAACATATAGAAggaacaaacacatgcatttttaagAATATTGTAAGTAGGACCACATTCAGTGTTACATATAATATACTGCTCAGTATTTCTTGTATGCTGTTGGCTGTGACAAAAAATACatcttatttttgttgtttttttccagataACATcctccaaaaacatttttaacatgGTCATCTATTTACAATCATTCTATCTCCTTGTGTACACACAAACCTTGCAGGCTCGTGTGTACACAAGGACTCAAGcattgaaaaatgaaataaaataaaacagagtgCTCCATAGTTCTAATAGTGGTCAAAGTCTCCAGAGGATacctttaacatttttttctagatAACACTGTGCGATATATGCACAAGCAGCTATCagctatttgtttatttgttcattGTTTCTTCTTGAGTTTGTCCATGAGGTGAACAGTGATGACGGCAAACACCATGATGATCAGACCAACAGAGAACACCACTGTCTTCAccagacacacagagatacCAGGAGAGAGACTCTCTGAATCTGgagaacaacaaaacaggtGGTGACACAACAGATCCAGACTGTGACACTGCAGCACAACAGGAGTGGAAGGAGCAAATCAGTTTTACAATAATGGAGACAAATAGCACATCCTAtgccaaacacagaaaaactccattagcacatatatatatatatacatatacagtacaggccaaaagtttggacacaccttctcattcaatgcgttttctttattttcatgactatttacattgtagattctcactgaaggcatcaaaactatgaatgaacacatgtggagttatgtacttaacaaaaaaaggtgaaataactgaaaacatgttttatatcctagtttcttcaaaatagccaccctttgctctgattactgctttgcacactcttggcattctctccatgagcttcaagaggtagtcacctgaaatggtttccacttcacaggtgtgccttatcagggttaattagtggaatttcttgctttatcaatggggttgggaccatcagttgtgttgtgcagaagtcaggttaatacacagccgacagccctattggacaactgttaaaattcatattatggcaagaaccaatcagctaactaaagaaaaacgagtggccctcattactttaagaaatgaaggtcagtcagtccggaaaattgcaaaaactttaaatgtgtccccaagtggagtcgcaaaaaccatcaagcgctacaaccaaactggcacacatgaggaccgacccaggaaaggaagaccaagagtcatctctgcttctgaggataagttcatccgagtcaccagcctcagaaatggcaagttaacagcagctcagatcagagaccagatgaatgccacacagagttctagcagcagacccatctctagaacaactgttaagaggagactgcgccaatcaggccttcatggtcaaatagctgctaggaaaccactgctaaggagaggcaacaagcagaagagatttgtttgggccaagaaacacaaggaatggacattagaccagtggaaatctgtgctttggtctgatgagtccaaatttgagatctttggttccaaccgccgtgtctttgtgagacgcagaaaaggtgaacggatggattccacatgcctggttcccactgtgaagcatggaggaggaggtgtgatggtgtgggggtgttttgctggtgacactgttggggatttattcaaaattgaaggcacactgaaccagcatggctaccacagcatcctgcagcgacatgccatcccatccggtttgcgtttagttggaccatcatttatttttcaacaggacaatgaccccaaacacacctccaggctgtgtaagggctatttgaccaagaaggagagtgatggagtgctgcggcagatgacctggcctccacagtcaccggacctgaacccaatcgagatggtttggggtgagctggaccgcagagtgaaggcaaaggggccaacaagtgctaaacacctctgggaactccttcaagactgttggaaaaccatttcaggtgactacctcttgaagctcatcaagagaatgccaagagtgtgcaaagcagtaatcagagcaaagggtggctattttgaagaaactagaatataaaacatgttttcagttatttcaactttttttgttaagtacataactccacatgtgttcattcatagttttgatgccttcagtgagaatctacaatgtaaatagtcatgaaaataaagaaaacgcattgaatgagaaggtgtgtccaaacttttggcctgtactgtatatgtatatgtttttactgatttattgaattaaatatttaattcaattaaattttatttatatagcaccaaaTCATAACAACTTATCTCAGGACCAGGGCTGTTAACAATAATAACGCATTAATTGCGACCGATTAAAGTCCAAAAATAAAGCGTTAACTTTTAAAATTTGCATTAATCATGTGCTGCTATTTTTGCTGCCGCCTGTCTTACAGAGGCTATAGATGGCTGAGTTTAGAGTGATGACACTGGGATCACATGAAACTAGAAGACATAAGGAATCCAGTGGTACTAATCATATTAGCTTCTCAGGAAGGGGGCTTGATAagctccaaagttaggctacaTTTTGGCGAGGAACAAACAGCATGGCCGTTTTTACAGAGGTCCCctgacctctcacctcaagatatctaaATGAAAATGGTTCTGTGGGTACACACAGGTCTCCCCTTTGCAGGCATGTCCACTTGATATTAGTCCCATACAGTTTTGGGTGCAAACTATGCACTTTTTTGCATGCGATTTTTATTACAGATTTATGATGAGAAAAActtgacacacagtgctgagctgcattCCAAATTAATCTTTACGTGTCCAGTTTTCAGGTGATATATGGTAAAACTTCAGCTGacagcccgggctattatttgcttaaatcactgaaatcaacagttTTGTATTTGGGGCAGGTGTCTCTATGGGACAGACCATAATTTCCTCTCATACACAACTATTAAAAATTAATCATTTCACAGCCCTACTCACAACACTTTTCATATAGAGAAGGTCACCATACTCTTTCATTTATAGAGATACAGCAATTTAAACAAATTTTCACTAAGAGTGAGcacttatttattattttttactattagattattatttttttcctgttattgTATGAGTCAGTATCACTATGAAGTGCCTTTGGTGTCCTCATCAGAATCACTCAGTTATCATGAAAATGTAGCAGAATAATGAAACTCTGAGGTCTTATTATAAGTGGCCAAACATTTGCACACATATCAGTACAAT includes the following:
- the LOC117271649 gene encoding uncharacterized protein LOC117271649, with product MSVFVILGLLVCTEAQGSSAVTPVFVKKGGDVLLEVINADGLKDFLFVEWNFKKTAILVRFAHGRDPVVSLNYTGRLKFPVKNYSVNLKNLQHIDSGVYTARVSRIEGDQILAEYNVTVQDPVSPVDLTVDSVSNSSNSCNVTVTCRTQDSHINSTFRCETQTCSQEGGEQSKVTTSGASLQVYLDLNGSVICNHSNQVSWTKDIKNIEDFCPQHADSECLSPGISVSLVKTVVFSVGLIIMVSAVITVHLMDKLKKKKWTNSFPQTNLTYLSQLLVKGSLGSF